A single genomic interval of Streptomyces sp. BA2 harbors:
- a CDS encoding GNAT family N-acetyltransferase, which produces MTDRLEAEREKAHLWPPRESRARVEERPPRASEQRAVLIEGTTLRLREFLPSDVEGVLGIFGDPRTTREFGMPPFRRSDAAALVEQARAGARRTPRTHYRLGVSEIATGELIGSAKLIVEDQSGEGGMVRVGYRSAEVGLALRADRVSVGHSVEIGFLLGILGFDRLGLHRVWSGFMPSNVAAQRAIEKAGMVREGRLRHYGHVDGVWHDIVQYSILEDDWKALRGR; this is translated from the coding sequence ATGACGGATCGCCTCGAAGCCGAGCGGGAGAAGGCCCACCTGTGGCCTCCGCGAGAATCGCGGGCGCGGGTCGAAGAACGGCCGCCGCGCGCGTCGGAGCAGCGTGCGGTTCTCATCGAAGGCACCACGCTGCGACTGCGGGAGTTCCTGCCCAGCGACGTCGAGGGGGTACTCGGCATCTTCGGCGACCCCCGTACGACCCGCGAGTTCGGCATGCCGCCCTTTCGGCGCTCCGACGCCGCAGCGCTCGTCGAGCAGGCCAGGGCAGGCGCCCGGCGGACTCCTCGAACGCACTACCGCCTTGGCGTCAGCGAGATCGCCACGGGCGAGCTGATCGGCTCGGCGAAGCTGATCGTCGAGGACCAGTCGGGCGAGGGCGGGATGGTCCGCGTCGGCTACCGCAGCGCGGAGGTGGGTCTGGCTCTGCGCGCCGACCGGGTGAGCGTCGGCCACAGCGTCGAGATCGGCTTCCTGCTCGGCATCCTGGGCTTCGACCGGCTCGGCCTGCACCGCGTCTGGTCGGGATTCATGCCGTCGAACGTCGCCGCGCAGCGGGCCATCGAGAAGGCGGGCATGGTTCGGGAGGGGCGGCTGCGCCACTACGGCCATGTGGACGGGGTGTGGCACGACATCGTTCAGTACTCGATTCTCGAGGACGACTGGAAGGCTCTGCGCGGCCGCTGA
- a CDS encoding PucR family transcriptional regulator has protein sequence MISDVPMNLRTSLARVLEDFSPALLDLVHGSPELTDPTELTDEVGGVVIHDPGDVVAYPPRAMVLGVGVYGTAETARLMHELGEHGAAALVVRGPVERDEALAAASAASGVVLISLTRGASWSQLTELLRTLLTEGDVGDAGVESLGGVPSGDLFALANAVATLLDAPITIEDRRQRILAFSGRQDEADQSRVATILARQVPDGYLRILESRGVFSELYRSDRPVHIAPATVEEGETAIPRVAVAVRAGDEFLGSVWAAVEEPLTPDREQAFQDAAKLVALHLLRHRAGADAGNRLRADLVSTVLEGGTGAVDALDRLGLVNEPTVVMAMGLAGEKGDHAQLTAERQRLTSALGIHLNAVQPRSALALLGDVAYAVVPVPADPVAGRERAVQIAANFLERAGKRAQVVIGIGSVATDPSALGRSRTRADRALRVLMSDLGSRRVASIGDVYIDALLLDLRDLAAVQGDELLSPVARLVEYDTRHRSHLVETLRAWLDAFGDIIAASANVFVHPNTFRYRIRRVAEVAQVDLQEPSVRFALMLQLRLMPPAGTVTQE, from the coding sequence GTGATCAGTGACGTGCCGATGAACCTTCGCACCAGTCTTGCCCGTGTGCTCGAGGACTTCAGTCCTGCCTTGCTCGATCTCGTACACGGCAGCCCCGAGCTGACTGATCCGACTGAGCTGACCGACGAGGTCGGCGGGGTCGTCATCCACGACCCGGGGGACGTGGTCGCGTACCCGCCGCGCGCCATGGTGCTCGGCGTCGGCGTCTACGGGACGGCGGAGACCGCCCGGCTCATGCACGAGCTGGGCGAGCACGGTGCGGCCGCCCTGGTGGTGCGCGGCCCGGTGGAGCGGGACGAGGCGCTGGCCGCGGCGTCGGCGGCCTCGGGGGTGGTCCTGATCAGCTTGACGCGGGGCGCCTCGTGGTCGCAGCTGACGGAGCTCCTGCGGACGCTGCTCACCGAGGGGGATGTCGGTGACGCGGGGGTTGAGTCACTCGGAGGTGTCCCTTCCGGTGATTTGTTCGCGCTGGCCAACGCCGTCGCGACGCTGCTGGACGCGCCGATCACGATCGAGGACCGTCGCCAGCGCATCCTGGCCTTCTCGGGCCGTCAGGACGAGGCGGACCAGTCGCGCGTCGCCACGATCCTGGCCCGCCAGGTGCCGGACGGATACCTGCGGATCCTGGAGAGCCGCGGAGTCTTCAGCGAGCTGTACCGCAGTGACCGCCCCGTGCACATCGCTCCGGCCACGGTCGAGGAAGGGGAGACGGCCATCCCGCGGGTGGCCGTCGCGGTGCGCGCCGGGGACGAGTTCCTGGGATCGGTGTGGGCCGCGGTCGAGGAGCCGTTGACCCCCGATCGTGAGCAAGCGTTCCAGGACGCGGCGAAGCTCGTCGCACTGCACCTGCTGCGCCACCGGGCGGGCGCCGACGCAGGGAACCGGCTCAGGGCCGACCTCGTGAGCACGGTCCTCGAGGGCGGTACGGGTGCGGTGGACGCCCTGGACCGGCTCGGCCTGGTGAACGAGCCCACGGTGGTGATGGCCATGGGCCTCGCCGGGGAGAAGGGTGATCATGCCCAGCTGACGGCGGAACGGCAGCGGCTGACCAGCGCCCTGGGCATCCACCTCAACGCGGTGCAGCCGCGGTCGGCTCTCGCGCTCCTCGGCGACGTGGCCTACGCCGTCGTTCCGGTGCCCGCGGACCCGGTGGCCGGCCGCGAACGGGCGGTGCAGATCGCCGCCAACTTCCTGGAGCGTGCCGGCAAGCGGGCGCAGGTGGTGATCGGCATCGGGTCGGTGGCGACCGACCCGTCGGCGCTGGGCCGGTCGCGCACCAGGGCGGACCGCGCGCTGCGTGTCCTGATGAGTGACCTGGGCAGCAGGCGGGTGGCCTCGATCGGCGACGTATACATCGACGCGCTGCTCCTGGACCTGCGCGACCTGGCCGCGGTGCAGGGGGATGAGCTGCTCAGCCCGGTGGCCCGCCTTGTGGAGTACGACACCAGGCATCGCTCGCACCTGGTCGAGACGCTGCGCGCGTGGCTGGACGCGTTCGGCGACATCATCGCCGCGTCGGCGAACGTCTTCGTCCACCCCAATACCTTCCGCTACCGCATCCGCCGGGTCGCCGAGGTGGCCCAGGTCGACCTCCAGGAACCCTCGGTGCGTTTCGCCCTCATGCTGCAGCTGCGGTTGATGCCTCCTGCGGGCACGGTCACGCAGGAGTGA
- the menC gene encoding o-succinylbenzoate synthase, producing MKINGIELRRIAMPLRAPFRTSFGVETARDVLLVRVVTPDSEGWGECVAMSEPRYCSEYVDGAADVLRRFLIPALPAVADAHAVKRAMKPFKGHKMAKAALETAVLDAQLRAAGQSFGSFLGAERERVPCGVSVGIMDSVPELLDAVGGFIDEGYVRIKLKIEPGWDIAPVRAVRERFGDDLLLQVDANAAYTLADARQLAKLDAFDLLLIEQPLADDDLVQHAALAKQLRTPVCLDESIESAEDAAAAITLGAGSIINIKPGRVGGYLEAKAIHDLCVAHGVPVWCGGMLETGIGRAANVALAALPGFTLPGDTSGSSRYFATDVTEPFELTDGHLDVPTGPGLGVEPVDEILDRVTTAKEWIQL from the coding sequence ATGAAGATCAACGGAATTGAACTGCGCCGGATCGCGATGCCCCTGCGGGCACCGTTCCGGACTTCTTTCGGCGTCGAGACCGCACGCGACGTCCTGCTCGTCCGCGTGGTCACGCCCGACAGCGAGGGCTGGGGCGAGTGCGTCGCCATGTCCGAACCGCGCTACTGCTCCGAATACGTCGACGGGGCGGCCGACGTGCTGCGCCGCTTCCTGATCCCGGCGCTGCCCGCCGTGGCGGACGCTCACGCGGTCAAGCGCGCCATGAAGCCGTTCAAGGGCCACAAGATGGCCAAGGCGGCGCTGGAGACCGCCGTACTCGACGCCCAACTGCGCGCAGCCGGCCAGTCCTTCGGCTCCTTCCTCGGTGCCGAGCGCGAGCGCGTTCCGTGCGGTGTCTCGGTCGGCATCATGGACTCGGTGCCCGAACTCCTCGACGCGGTCGGCGGTTTCATCGACGAAGGCTACGTACGCATCAAGCTCAAGATCGAGCCGGGCTGGGACATCGCACCGGTCCGCGCGGTGCGGGAGCGGTTCGGCGACGACCTGCTGCTCCAGGTGGACGCCAATGCCGCCTACACCCTGGCCGACGCTCGTCAGCTCGCCAAGCTCGACGCCTTCGACCTCCTGCTCATCGAGCAGCCACTGGCCGACGACGACCTGGTCCAGCACGCCGCGCTCGCCAAGCAGCTGCGTACGCCCGTGTGCCTGGACGAGTCCATCGAGTCCGCCGAGGACGCCGCCGCGGCCATCACCCTGGGCGCCGGCTCGATCATCAACATCAAGCCGGGCCGGGTCGGCGGCTACCTGGAAGCCAAGGCCATCCATGACCTGTGCGTGGCCCACGGCGTCCCCGTGTGGTGCGGAGGCATGCTGGAAACCGGAATCGGCCGCGCCGCCAACGTAGCCCTGGCCGCACTGCCCGGCTTCACCCTGCCCGGCGACACTTCCGGTTCGAGCCGTTACTTCGCCACGGACGTCACCGAGCCCTTCGAACTCACCGACGGTCATCTCGACGTCCCCACCGGGCCGGGGCTCGGTGTCGAGCCGGTCGACGAGATCCTGGATCGGGTGACCACGGCCAAGGAGTGGATCCAGCTGTAG
- a CDS encoding GNAT family N-acetyltransferase has translation MSTLDVQEPTTPHGLAVQELHDLSELEGANALFEKIWGSSPGASPMGVEQMRALSHAGNYVAGAFEDGQLVGASVAFFAAPAGEALHSHVTGALPGRRAGLALKLHQRQWALARGLRRITWTYDPLVRRNAYFNLTKLGGRPVEYLPSFYGAMDDVINGGDDTDRALIAWGLNDAAAVAAAASRPVPVAVPDGAAIALSVRDGLPAVGRGDAATLLVEVPPDIEGLRRTDPGAAKAWRLAMREVLGGLLADGARVTGFHDRSSYVITRAASA, from the coding sequence GTGAGCACCCTCGACGTACAGGAACCGACCACACCGCACGGCCTCGCCGTACAGGAGCTGCACGACCTGAGCGAACTGGAGGGCGCGAACGCTCTGTTCGAGAAGATCTGGGGCAGCTCCCCCGGCGCCTCCCCCATGGGCGTCGAGCAGATGCGTGCGCTCTCCCACGCGGGCAACTACGTCGCCGGGGCCTTCGAAGACGGTCAACTCGTCGGCGCGTCCGTCGCCTTCTTCGCGGCCCCGGCCGGAGAGGCCCTGCACTCGCACGTCACCGGCGCGCTGCCCGGCCGGCGAGCGGGCCTGGCCCTCAAGCTCCACCAGCGCCAGTGGGCCCTGGCCCGCGGGCTGCGGCGGATCACGTGGACCTACGACCCTCTGGTGCGGCGCAACGCCTACTTCAACCTGACCAAGCTGGGCGGACGCCCTGTGGAGTACCTCCCCAGCTTCTACGGGGCCATGGATGACGTGATCAACGGCGGCGACGACACCGACCGGGCGCTCATCGCCTGGGGGTTGAACGATGCTGCGGCCGTCGCCGCCGCGGCGTCACGCCCCGTACCCGTGGCGGTCCCCGACGGCGCCGCGATCGCGCTGTCCGTGCGCGACGGCCTGCCGGCCGTCGGCCGCGGTGACGCCGCCACCCTGCTGGTCGAGGTTCCGCCGGACATCGAGGGGCTGCGGCGCACCGACCCGGGCGCGGCCAAGGCGTGGCGCCTTGCGATGCGCGAAGTGCTCGGCGGTCTCCTCGCCGATGGCGCCCGCGTCACCGGCTTCCACGACCGGAGTTCCTACGTCATCACGCGCGCCGCCTCCGCGTGA